From the genome of Toxoplasma gondii ME49 chromosome XII, whole genome shotgun sequence:
ACGGAACCGacgagacaaggaaaaaacaaGCGCGCCTGCAGAAAGGGTCTCTCTCGGGGGAAATGTGTTTAGAAAACGCGCATCCCTTGCTCGACTGCACATCTGCAGAAATCTccccgcatgcagtcgcggAACCAGggcgcctcgtctctccgaATCTGCTTTCCACGTGAAGACGAGTTTTCTTCAGCGCTCCCTGTGAacttcctgtttctcccgCCCCGACGAAagctgctgcgtctcccggCCGCTCTGCTCTCAAAAACTCTTTGCCTTCGGAGCCTCGAGAGAACAACTGAAACGTGGAGTTTCTCAatgagaaaacggagacttCCACCGACGGACTCGCGTTGCAGAGAACTTCTCGATGAACTGGAAAATGACGTCGCACAGAAGGGGGTCGTAGTCCGGACCCTGGACgcaacgaaaaagagacagacaagaggactacgcgaaaggagagaaactgccGGACAGCAGAACGGTTTCGAGCAACGCCGCAGCACACAGACAGCGACCTCGCATGCCGCAGCGCAGAAGGAACTGTCGAACAGCACGAACTCAGGTAATCCAGAAGATCTGTCAGATTTGTACTCCACACCCAAGTCCTCGCCCTTCCGCAGATGTATTTCCCGGGAGAAGGCAGATAAAAGAAAGAAGCctgggagagaaaaaacgaaaattCGAGAGtgaaagcgacagaggatACGCGAGCaaaggtgcatgcacagagaaagTCGGCAGGACACCAAGTTCCACACGTATATGCGTAGGTGTGTATGCAGTGTGTCAGCGTACTTATGAATTTGATGTGAAAAAAGTACACGAAGACTCAACAAAAACGGACAGCTctgagagaaaacaacacCTGCTGAACCTAGAGAGAGGAACGTTGAGCGCACACACACCTCGGAACCAAATAACATCAAGAGCGAAACGCCACCAATCTGTGTGAAAAATCTTGTCTCTCACCTCCAAGTCAAAGTGCCCGACATCCTCGACGATcagcttctccttcggctCTGCCGCTCTTgtgaaaaacacaaaaaccgACTATCAAACACGCACGCGGTGAATGCGCGACCTGCGACGTCCACCTATCGAAGCGCCTACATTCCCACCCAGGACGACCGGGGAAgacacagcgagaagaaaaaggtcTCTGAAAAGAAATCTAAAACATGCATAAAGGAATGTGGTCGATGCAGAGAGTTCTACACATATGTCCATACACATAGTTTAGCACATGCATATTATAGCctgtgcatatgtatatatatatatatatatatatatatttacggGCAGGGAGACACGCATTTCGTGGAGAACATCACGACGAGTGTACAAACCGGTGGATGAGGACCCGACTGGAGAGCGAAGCAGCTGGCctaggagagagagaaaagcgttCCAGTTGTTTGAAGAGCGGGATGCCTACTTGTTGAAGAAATGTTCAAAGGTGGAAGTTGACGTGAAGCCATCTCCGCCTCCGTGAATGAACAGCTTCGGTTTGGGGCTCTCTAGAATGCTTTGAAAGtggcgactgcatgcagaaaaaggacgaAATCAGGAGTTCCGAGCACTTTCGAATACTCTCGCGAGGACTGGCTAGTCACGAGACCGCGAAGAATTCGCACAGGCAGTCCCACACTTTTTCTCAAGGGAGAAAAATCTAATTCTCCAGAGCACACGcacggcgacgcagagaacaTTAGAATTCCAGGCACCTAAAGGCATACGTTCACAAATATACACCCGCAAAAGTCGATCAAAAGTCATACAAATATATCCATCCAACGTGCTAGCTACGCATGGATGCGTCTTGAATACTTCTAGGTGCCGGtctatacacatacatatacacatctCCCTATATGCATCtacctatatacatatatatatacatatatacatacatatatatatacatataaatatatatatgtatatctacgTCCatctacgtatatacatgAGTATAGACCACTTGATAGAAGTGAGAGGAAGGGCAATGCTACGCCATCTAAGTTAGAGGTCGTACAGACGAGTgtcagaagagaggaacgcgtgGAGGACGCGGTGGGGTCCGCCACGAGGCCAGACAAGTCTACCTGAAGAGCagcgacgcgaagaagccgaatGTGTAGCCTATGCCCACCCACCCCTTGACTTCGGGGACGAGAGGCACAGCGCTCCCTGCGCAACAGCAGCACAGGAAACCGAGAtcggagaaacggagagaaggagtgaagagaggagaacgcaaGCACTCACAGACAGCAGCGCAACGACCGCGGCGTCATGGAGCAGAGAACAGGCAGACGCAGGagcaaaaaaaagaagggaaaacgaaaaaaggagaaaagtcTTCCAGATCTCACCGCTGATAGCAGCTCCCGCAGAAGTCCCAATGAGGAAAATCGTTCTTGCGTCGAGATTATTCTTTGCCCATTCGCACACCGCCACAGTGTCTTTCACCTCCGAACTCCCTGTGAGGGTCGCTCTGACACAAGCAAAGATGGAGAAACACACAACTGTCCACTGACATCACCTCACATATTTACAGATACACCTGTGAGTCTATATCTACACGTATACAGAGCTAGCCACGTTTGCGCCTATCTCctcacatacatatacatacatacgcatatatatatatatatatatatatatatatatgtagagacAAAGTAATACATTTGTCTGTGCACCTCTTTATCGAGACAACTTCATCTGTACATACGTATGTGAGTGCCAATCTACGTAAACATAGATttatgtgtctgtgtctaCCTGTCGATGATCTGTATCAGGTCGCTCTAGGCAAATCGTTCCGTCGACGTGTAGGTATCTTTGCATTGAACCGGACTTCTTTGTCCTTTTCTGTAGCTGTTCatcactctctctctccaccttgtggtgtctgcttctcgaaTTGTCTCCCGTCTGgagcgtctctgctttctgagTCTTTCACAAGTAGCCTTCTCAGCGAAGGTGCagttctctgccttcctccgcTTTCGGAAGACGCGTGCGTTTAGAGCGTTCCTTTGGTGCATTTGTGCATGTCCGCTACACCACGGTTTAGCGCTCAGGGTCGGAGTTCGACATCGGACTTCTCCAAGTTCTCTTTGCTCACCTTCCGCCGGAGGTTCCGGCGCCTCGCAGGTCGAACGTGATGCACGGTATTCCTCGACTGGCGAGAATGCGCGCCTTCCCATCGACCAAGAACCTGGCAGACACccaagagaaacagaaccaGGACTGCTGCGAACGAGACGAGACGCTCGGAAGAGAacggcggagacgcagcgaagagacacggcGAGGAACGAGCCGAAGGAGACATAAAGAAGAACCACCCGTGATAGACgcggcagaaagagagaagggcgcgaaagaagaaggtggagcTGAGACAattggagaagaagagagacgagggggAAAGCAGAGATAAAAACGTCTGCCTCCATTCTCGAGCTCACCTTCGGCCACCCATCAGAGAGTACTGGTGCACAAAAACTGCGATTGGAGAAGCCCCAAGTCTCAAATGACGAAACTTTCCATCTTCAGCCAGTTCATCACGCGGCTTgctctcccccttctctgCGGTCTCTGTCACTCCTtctctcgaggaagaagagtgaggctgagaaacaggagacagcgagtgCGTGTGTCGGAGCGAGTTTTGCTCGGAAGAGTCTCCTGCGAAGGACGAGCGAGAAAGCTCAGAAACGACCATCGACTCCGACACCCAGAGAACGCCGTCCAGCCTGACGCCGCTGCCGGCTAGGCTGCAGGTCGTGAACGGCAGACTGAGCAATCTGCGGCAACAAAGAGAATACACTGGCCACTGTCTTGGATTGAacgtcgacgcagacgcagaaggaagaagagagataaCGCGACTCTGAGAAACCGCGAAACACGATCGCCGAAAACGCCAACAGCGACTCAGCGCGTGCTGTCGCTACACCTGAGCAGACGCGGGCGAATGCACGACACACATGCGCGAGGTTTTTTTCCGGATCAGGACGAGACGCAAAACGAGCTTCCAGATCTTGGCAAAGACATGCGAATAAGAAGGTCGTAAAGTGAAGAAAGATGTGGCTGGATCCAGTTGTTTGAGacaaagagcagagagagaaaaacatgtAGACACATGCAGGGGCGCATACGCAGGGAAGCTTGACAGGATGCACAGAAACTTAATAGAGATCCTCAGAtagagaggcaggcagagagacagacagagagcgagagaccgATAGATCGATCGACAGAGACGTAGAGAGTTAGATCCATAGATACAGAGGGGATCGGGGATATCGAGATACATCGAAACttagagagagacacagaaagctACACAGGTACAGACACATAGATGTcgaagggagaaacagacgcagaTAGAAGTGATCCATAGACATAACCGATAGGTATATGGACAGTTGGAGAAAACGCGTGTGTTCTGGATGAAGCCTGATGCCttgagaggaaaaagaaacgaacacTTAGGgatttcgccttttctctgaggtgtacgtacggCACACGTTGTCGGCCGGAATGGAGTCCCGACTCGGACGTCGAGGATCGACTCTGAGCCTTTCCTGATGACAAGCGCCTCCCTCTGCGTTTCGCATGTGCAAGCGGTTCCCTCCGGTGGTtttcctcagcttcttctttctcgccttcgttccCTGAATCTTCCTTTTTCACATCTCCCTCTTTcacctcttccttccttgcatctcctttcttctcgccttctggcAACCCCCGAGTCATCGTGTTGCTGTGCTTGGAAGACAAGGAGTCGccagcttcgtctcctccactttcctTTTCGCCGAAGAGGAAGTCGGAAGCCTCTCCGGGCGACAGAGAGCCCATCGCGACGACcttggaaaagaagaaaaaaggagaaaaaagaaaaagaagaaaaaacgaaaacggaTAGGACGAAAATGAGAAACGGGGAAGACGATGGGGGCAAGGCAGCGGCCAACGtgcggaagaaagaaaacagaagacgcaATGTcctgaactgcatgcactggagaggaaaagggtGAGGCAAAAAAAGTGACTTCTTTCAAAAAACAATGTATTCACAAACAAACGAactcgacacagagacagaaacggatatatatatatatatatatatatatgtatacatatatatatatatatacagggTTTAAGCTCGGtggtggaagagagaaacacccggggcaagacggagagacaaagacgtaTCAGTATCTGCTCATGTCTCAGTTTCTGTAGATCCGCATGTGCACATAGCTGTGTATATGTTTTTGATTCGGCATACGTCCGTGCATAACTTTATGCACaattcacatatatatatatatatatatatatggaatCATGgatttccctttctctccctcgaggTCTTTCGGCCGTTGGGACCAGCTGTTTGAGAAGTGTAGAAGGAAATAGGTGTGTCGAAGAAAACAGTGTGAAGAAGGGTGCGTTTCTGCTACGTCTTTTCATGGCTTGTCGACTCCGCGCGGGATGCCGAAGAGGCGGGAGCCGCCGCGACAAAAGCCGGAAGGCAACACCataaaagaaaaaggaacggaacgcgagcgaggaagaaagctgGCAGGTGggggaaaaaaggaagaaaactcgagaggagaacgcgcgTCACCGCAGGGTGTCGGAGGGAGTCCTTTTCTAGCTCGCTGGCAGCCGGGAGTCGATACACCCCCGAGGGACTTGGGTGTGGATCCGCAAagaacgacgcagaagaggaagaacttCGGAAAGTTTTCTCCGTTTATTGCACGCGACGATGCAAGGGCAAAGGAAAGAAATAAAAACCGAGGCACCGAAGGAACGAAAAGCGAAAGCAGAGGCAGCAATGGCGGTGGCGAGAGTCACTCGCGGAGACATCAGAACCTGTCCTCAAGATGCCagtgaagaagcagcgcgcaaagagaaaatacacgagaaaagccgacgcgagagacagagacgagggaaacggattaaaacgcgagagaaaagaaaaagaagaaaagaggaagaaaacacgGAGGGCATCACAACCGCGTCGCCGCCCGTGGGTTTCGAGCGACCTCTCCCGATGTCGTGTATGTCCATCAACTTCAGGTACTTGACAGTTTGCGCCGAGTCagaacgcgttttcttcccttttctggtgttctctttctcttcctttttgtcgtccttcttctcccggtTTTCCACGTTTCCTCAGGACCCAGAactttctccgtctcgtgttcgtgctcttcctcgctcttcagcaggagtttttctctcctcgttggtctctcgctctccatctttctcctcgctctactgctctgtctctctctgtcttgtcttgcgctctctctgtctctgttcacctctcgtcgtctccctcttctcgttcttctcctgtgtctccccgtgtctccgcgcttctttctgtctcctgggttttctctctcttctcgcaccacgctgtcttttcttgttcgctccgtgtctctgtttcgcactgtctcttcctcgctttccacTTGTCTCCTCATCTCCAGTTCGAGCGACTCTTCAGGCCTAGAGGACTTCGTGTATGGGTGATGTTTCGTTTCATCAGCGAGCGGTTGATCTTCACACTCCGAGCGACGCGTAGGAACGCCGGCACACTTGCAGCGCCATTTGCCGCCGATACCACGCCTGCGGCAGCTCAGAGTTTCCGCTGCggcctcgttctctcgcctctctcgttctttttcctccgaCTTCCGTGGCGGATTTTTGTTTTGTCAGCCCGGAGTGTGCGAGAGCGgtcggcgaggaaggacagCCTGgccaagaggagacagagaacggagaaaaaaaggcgcgAAAAcccaagagaagaggaaggctAGAGacaccacacacacacacactgaagaagagaaactgacagaaacacgagaagcgagaagagaaccagagatgagaagaagaactgaaaacatgaagaggcagaaaagggaagagaagagaaaagagaagaaggccagCTGCCTTGACCCCGAGAAAAGGTGTGAAGCGTGGTTTACAAAGGAAAGTCTGGGGAATGCTTGTGGCGAGCACATCCCGTGTGTGTCTCCCATCTCCAGGCTGCCGGTCTCTgaacgtttttcttcttccaagtcgacctctcttcctctttcagttcttctctgtcggccCTTGCGGGTCCTCTGCTCGCATGGCCTTCTTCGCAACATATCCAGaccgtctcgcctctccactgACTCCATTTCGAGTCGAGAACTGTTGACGACGTCACGTTCGGGTGGTTAAAGCTCGAATATCAGATAGCAATCGTAGATTAATAAGAAACTTCTGCCTGATCTCTTTTCACAAAGCCAACAAGAGAGTTCCACTACAGACGAGAAGCCGTCTCAGTCCGCATGTTCAGAGACAACTGAATTTCCAGCGTTTCAGAGGCAATGCATGCTGAGTCAGACCAGCGTCCTCGCACGGCGGTAGTTCACCGACAAGgactttctttttcagaCGAGGCGGGAGTTCGCGGTCTCCTTCGGAGGAACTTTTTGGGACTTCTAGCGATTCAAGAAGCTTCACCTCTCACTCGCACTCTATGTGTATCTAGATGAGTATTATTCCTCTCTCTATTCGTACGCAAATATCCGAAACTAGCTACGAGTACGACGATGTACCCAGATCTACATTTCCTTATCTCCGCatctacacacacaaatacacCCTATACCCtatatacagatacagaAACTCGTATTTCCATCTTTCTCcctatgtatatagataaagatatgtatatatatatatatgtttggATACAAAGAGTGAATAGAGAACTTTGAGACGAGAGAGGTGGCGTTCTACACTTGGCAACtctgttttgtttttcttgagACTCTGTGACCTGCTTTTCTTGCGCGGAATCCTTTTCGATTTTCGCGGTTTCCTTTCCCTCGCCCGCTCCTCCGATAGATGGAACTCCAGTTCGCCTGGCGAGAGACTCgctctgcttttcttgtGCGTCTATTTCATGTGTAGAAGAACGACACCACGCGACGCGattctccttttcctgctTGCTGACTTGAAAGGAGAAACTGCTTTTCCGCGGCAGACCAACGGGAGCGCCTTCCGTCGCCGTCACCGGGcaaaagtgcatgcgcgccgaAATTGCTTCGCCGCTGTCTGCTTGACTTTTTACCCTCGTCGCTgtggaaaaagcagaagtCGTTTAACTCGAACTTGCTTTTCGAAGGCTTCTTCTCACAGCTGCCTTCTGCTTTGCGGGGTTcctcaggtgtacagacacctctcGTGAGTTCGCGTGCGTTGCTCGGAAATAAtcaaggaagagaaaacctGCAGGGAAGTTGAGGAccttttctcctgctcttttgtttcgtcgctcctttctcgcttctttccttttccggGCCGTTCTcgctcgacttctctcgagtttttcgCGGGGAAAAAGACATGTTCCTCCCCAGtacgtctttctcctctcgctggGAAGGCGAATGCTCCTCGCATTgacaaggaaaggaagaaaaaagaacaagaTGTCGGGCGGCGAGCGGGAAaagacggcagagaagaaaaggcagaaagtgcggcgctgtcgagacacctggagacagctgagagacttgttctctctctaattttcgtcttcgcgacttctcccctctcgtcTTACCCAGAAGCGGAGTCTCTGAAAAGATCTACTACACGTCCTCCGCAGTTGATCGCCGCTTCTTCAACACTCcactttctcgcctttccttctcttttcctcttctttcctgctctcgtcgctcttccttgTCACCCTGCTGTGCGGCTGTTCTATCTTccagcgtctcttcttcctctcgcagcAGCGTTGCAGCTCTGAGGAGCTCCGTCGTTATTATTCTCGGCGCGTCTCCcctcccgtttctcttctctcctcgatcttcctctctgcagcagtttttctcttgacccgtttttctttcgaatTTCCAGGCGAAACACACGCGCTCTCACGAACTCCGCACGGGGGAGTGAGAACAGGAAGGTCTTCGCGActcagctgtctctcgttcctctgcAGGCAGAAACGTTCTGCCTGGTTTTTGATCGCCTaggggaaagaagcgacaacGAAGTTCGCCATGGCGCTCTCAAACGCAgattttcgttctctcctcaaCGAGGCAGATATCTCGATCCTttctgccgcctccgccCCCCGCAAGTACGTTACAGGCGTCTCCGTGTTGACTCGCGTTTGTGTGGTTCTTCGCTGTGTCGACGTCTCCTTTCTTATCGTTTCTGCACCTCcgtcgatttcttcttcgcttcctctctctgttgcttctgctCCGCTGTCGACGCTCTGTTTCCGTTGCCTTTCGCCTGCCTCAAActctgcctccgcctctcttttctctctgtccaggAAGAAAGGTCCGTCTGTACCCCACGCAGAAGCCGACGCACAGAAGTCCGACAAAAGTCAGAAGCGACGCGAGCGTTACTTGGAGATCTTGcggaggaaacaaagacacaaagaaggaagggcGCCAGCGAATTACCCtgaagatggagaggaccgcagggaaggcgaaggagcgCTCGCCAGATACAAAgacagag
Proteins encoded in this window:
- a CDS encoding esterase/lipase/thioesterase domain-containing protein (encoded by transcript TGME49_249350); this encodes MGSLSPGEASDFLFGEKESGGDEAGDSLSSKHSNTMTRGLPEGEKKGDARKEEVKEGDVKKEDSGNEGEKEEAEENHRREPLAHAKRRGRRLSSGKAQSRSSTSESGLHSGRQRVPLLSLPFTTCSLAGSGVRLDGVLWVSESMVVSELSRSSFAGDSSEQNSLRHTHSLSPVSQPHSSSSREGVTETAEKGESKPRDELAEDGKFRHLRLGASPIAVFVHQYSLMGGRRFLVDGKARILASRGIPCITFDLRGAGTSGGRATLTGSSEVKDTVAVCEWAKNNLDARTIFLIGTSAGAAISGSAVPLVPEVKGWVGIGYTFGFFASLLFSRHFQSILESPKPKLFIHGGGDGFTSTSTFEHFFNKAAEPKEKLIVEDVGHFDLEGPDYDPLLCDVIFQFIEKFSATRVRRWKSPFSH